The following nucleotide sequence is from Candidatus Rokuibacteriota bacterium.
ACGTCTACGTCACCTGCCAAGAGTGCGAAGGGCGCCGGTACCGCCCGGACGTGCTGCAGGTCACCTACAAGAACCGTAACATCAGCCAGGTGCTGAAGCAGACCGTGGACGAGGCCGTCGAGTTCTTCGGGGCGCAGCCGGTCCTCGCGCGGCGGCTCAAGGTGCTGCAGGAGGTGGGGCTGGGGTATCTCCGCCTCGGCCAGCCGGCGACGACGCTCTCCGGCGGCGAGGCCCAGCGCCTCAAGATCGCCGCGGAGCTCTCCGCCAGGCTCGCCTCGGACATGCTCTACATTCTCGACGAGCCGACGACCGGCCTGCACCTGGACGACGTGAAGAAGCTCCTCGTGGTGCTCAACCGCCTCGTGGACGCGGGCAACACGGTCCTCGTGGTGGAGCACCATCTCGACGTCGTCAAGACGGCGGATTGGGTCATTGACCTCGGGCCCGAGGGCGGCGCGGCCGGCGGAGAGATTGTCGTCGAAGGCACGCCCGAGCAGGTCGCCCAGAGCGTCGGCTCGTACACCGGCAAGTTCCTACGCGATCTCCTGCCGCGGCCCAACGGCCTGCCGCGGAACAACGACCAGCCGCGGCCCATCAGAAAGTCCGGCGCCGGGCGCCACTGAGTGAGGCCCGCGCCGTTCTACGGCTGGGTGGTCGTGGGGGCGGCCTTCTCCGTCTTCTTCATGGCCTACGGCGCACAATTCTCCTTCGGGGTCTTCTTCTCCGCGCTGCTCGAGGAATTCGGCTGGAGTCGCGGCGCGCTCTCCGGCGCCTTCGCGCTCTACGCCTTCGGCTACAGCGGCCTGGCCGCCGTCTCGGGCCGGCTGACGGACCGCTGGGGGCCTCACGCCGTCATCGCCACGGGCGGCGTGTTCCTCGGCGCGGGCTGGATCGCCATGAGCGCGACCAGCGCAATCTGGCACCCGTACGTCTTCTACGGCGTCGTGGCCGCCGTCGGCATGTCCACGGCGAACGTCCCCTGCACTGCCACGGTGGCTCGCTGGTTCGCCAGACGGCGGGGGCTCGCGACGGGCCTGGCCTCGGCGGGCGGCAGCTTCGGCGCCTTCTGCCTGCCGCCGATCGCCCAGCTGCTCGTGTCGAGCGTGGGTTGGCGCCGGGCCTACGTCATCTTCGGCGCGGCCATCCTCGTGACGCTCAACCTCCTGGCCCCCTTCATGAAGCGCGATCCCGAGGGACTCGGCTTCACGCCCGATGGCGACCCCCCCGCCGAGGCCAACGTCGTCCGGCCCGAGCGCGGCCGCGACTACACGATGCGCCAGGCGATGCGGACGCGGGCCTTCTGGGTGCTCTTCGCCCTCTTCGCGGCCACGTGGATTCCAGTCTTCGCGCCCTTGGTCCACCTGGTGCCCCTGGCCCGCGGGCTGGGTGTCGACCCGCTCGTGGCCGCGACGCTCGTGAGCGCGCTCGGTCTGGCGGGCATCCTCGGCCGCCTCATCCTGGGCGGCGTCTCCGACCGCATCGGCCGCCGGTCGGCGATCGGCATCGGGCTCCTGCTCCAGATCGCGGCCTTTCTCGGGTTCGCGGTGGCCGGCGCCCTCCCCGGCCTCTACGCCGCGTCGATCGCGTTCGGGTTCTCGTACGGCGCCGTCGGGTCGCTCTTCCCCGCGATCGTGGCGGATTTCTTCGGGCGCCGGCAGGCCGGCAGCCTGGTCGGCCTGCTCTTTGCGATGTCGGGCTCCATGGCGGCCTTGGGCCCGCTGGGCGCCGGCTTCATTTATGATCGCACCGGCAGCTACGGCCCGGCCTGGGTCGGCAGCGCGGCGCTCAACGTGGTGGCGCTGGGGCTCCTCGCCTGGGCCCGGCCGCCGCGTCGGCTCGAACTCTCTCTCAAGGAGGCGTGATGGCTGGGCTCAAGGACAAGTACTGCATCGTGGGCGTGGGCGAGACGGAGTACAGCAAGCATTCGGGCCGGAGCACGCGGGCCATGGCGGTCGAGGCCGTGAAGACGGCCATGGCCGACGCGGGGCTCAAGGCCGCCGACGTGGACGGCATGATGTCCTACCAGAGCGGCGACTCGACGCCGGCCAACTGGGTCGCCCCCGACCTCGGCATCCGCCTCAACTTCTACATGGACGTGTTCGGCGGCGGCTCCTCGACCGAGGCGCTGGTGGGCCTGGCGATGGGCGCGATCGAGTCGGGCATGTGCAACACGGTGGCGATCTTCCGCTCCATGAACGGCTACTCCGACTTCCGCATCGGCGGCACCGGCGCGCGCGCCGCCCAGCCCGTGCGCGGGCTCGACCTGGCGCAGATGCCCTTCGGGATGCGCAGCGCCGGGCAGAGCTTCGCGCCCACGTTCATGCGCCACATGTACGAGTACGGCACGACCTCCGAGCAGGTGGCACGCGTGCGCGTGGCGCACAGCAAGCACGCCTCTCAGAACCACAAGGCGCTCCTGAAGGAGCGCGTGACGGTCGAGGACGTCGTCGGCTCACGCTGGATCACGAAGCCCCTCCATCTGCTCGACTGCTGCGTCGAGACGGACAACGCGACCTGCATCATCGTCACCTCGGCCGAGCGCGCGCGCGACCTCAAGCAGAAGCCCGCCTACGTCATGGGCGTGGCCGGCAGGGTCAACAAGGCGCGCACCGACTTCCACTGGGCCGCCGGCCCCATCTCCCGCGTCGCAGGCTACTACGCCAAGGGCATCGTCTTCGGCCAGGCCGGCATCAAGCCCGAGGACGTGGACGTCACGGGCTCCTACGACGCCTTCACCTTCACGACCATGCTCCAGCTCGAGGAGTTCGGCTTCTGCAAGAAAGGCGAGGGCGGGCAGTACGTGTCGAGCGGCATCATCGAGCTGGGCGGCAAGCGGCCGAACAACACCTCGGGCGGCCACCTCTGCGAGGGCTACACCCACGGCATGAGCATGGTCATCGAGAACGTCCGCCAGCTGCGCGGGCGCGTGGACGACTACTGCCCCGGCTGGGCGGAGGGCAAGCACAGCTACGACTACTCCCCGGGCAAGTGCCGGCAGGTCAAGGACGCGAAGATCACGATGAACCTCGGATGGGCGATGCCGCCGACCGGCTCCGCCCTGATACTTCATAGCTAGGAGCGATAGAAATGGCCAACGTCGAATACCGCGGCATGAACCTGGTGATTCCGGAGAACGACTCGGAGTGGCGCGAGCACTTCAAGCTGGCTCGCGGCCACAAGCTGATGCTGCGCGGCTGCAAGGCCTGCGGACTCATGCGCTACCCGCCGAGCCACGCCTGCCCCTGGTGCGCCGCCCTCGAGTGGGAGTGGAAGGAGGTCAGCGGCAAGGGCCACATCTACTCCTACGAGGTGGTGCATCACGCCATCCAGCCGGGCTTCAAGGAGTGGACGCCCTACGCGGTGGTGCTGGTGGAGCTCGACGAGCAGCGCGGCAAGCCCACGGCGGACGAGGCGCTCAGGATCATCGCCAACCTCGTGACACCGGACGGGAAGCCCGAGGCCGAGGCCAAGGTCGCCATCGGCAAGCGCGTGCGCGTGGTCTTCCAGGACCTCGCGGCCGACTTCGCCCTGCCCCAGTTCACCCTGACCGACGAGCCCTCCGTCGGCCGCGTCTGGAGCCTGCCAGGCGTCTGAAAAAGGCCCATCTGCTTCGTTGGCGCCCTCGGCCGCACGCTCAACGTAGAAGGACTACGCCTCGCGTGCGGCCCTTCGGGCGCCGCCTCGCATCTGGACCTTTTTGAGCCGCCTGCGGAAACTTAGCTCGTAGTGAGGCGGGCGACGATCTCGTCAAACACCTTGTCGGCCAGCACCCTGACCTCGTCGCGGGTGAGCGTCTGGATCGGGTGCGGCACCATGATCGTCTTGTAGGCGTCGGCGCCCAAGGCGGATGCCTGGGCGCGCGCGGCCTTGGCGAACTCGGTCGAGATCACCGTCGCCGCCGGCAATCCCTGATCTTCGAACCACACGCCGTCGTGCACACTGCACGTTGTGCAGGACCCTCAGTCGGCGAGGGCCTCGATGACGGCGTCGCTCGTCTTCAGGATCTCCGCCCGCAGGTCTTCCGGCGCGGGCCGCGCGAAGGTCGGCTTCTTCTTCCTCAGGATGGCCTTCGGCTTGGCGCGCTCGCGGAGCAGCTCTTCCACGCGGTCGAGCAGGTGGTCGCCCTTGGCCTTGGAAATGTCGAGGAGCGTGATCACCTTGCCGTCGAGCGTGGCCAGGCGCGCGGCCGTCTTGCGCGGCACCGCGACGGAGTCGGTCGGATCCAGGAACTCTTCGGTCGTCATAGGTCCTCCCGGGGCGATTGTACCTTCTTAATGACCAGGCGCGACATCTTCGGGAAGGTCCAGCCCGGGATGACGGCCGAGAAGCGGCCCGCGGTGCCGCCCGCCACCACGAACTTGAGGTTGGCCGGCTCGCGGAACTTCGGGATCAGCGTCGCGTCGGTCTCCGGGTGCGAGAACTTGGCCATCACGTGAGCCGGCAACCCATCGCCGCCCTCCAGCCCTGGGATCAGCTCGCTGACGGGCTTGCGCAGCCGGTGCCAGAGGAAGTCGCGCATGTCGGCCTTGCTCCAGCCGTCGCCGGCGATGGTGCGCGCGTGTTCGGGCGAGAGCACGACCAGCGTGTCACCGTGGTGCGTGGACTTGTGGTGCGAGATGACTTCCAGCGAGCGCGAGATGGTGATGAGGAGGTCCTTGGCCGTCAGGCTCCGGTGGTCATAGACGCCGTGGGGCGCCTCGGCCGCGAAGGCCGCGACCGTGCTCTCGTCCTGGGCGAAGCCGTGCTCGACGGCCAGCGAGTCCCAGGGGTTCTCTTCCTCGTGCTCGCCGATGCAGTAGGTGTAGCGCCCCGGGTGCGCCATGGTGGACATGCTGATGGTCCGGGCCGACGCTCCACCCACGTTGGCGACGATGAGCCTGAGCGCCCGCCCGATGGTCGCGTTGGCGCGCCAGCCGGGCCCGAAAACCCCCGCGGCGCAGTTGATGTCGAGCGCCTTTCGCGCGGGGCCGTTGACGATGAAGAGCGGCGAGTGAAAGTTGGTCGTGGCGGAGACGCCGTGGAGATCGAAGGCGTCG
It contains:
- a CDS encoding UGSC family (seleno)protein, coding for MTTEEFLDPTDSVAVPRKTAARLATLDGKVITLLDISKAKGDHLLDRVEELLRERAKPKAILRKKKPTFARPAPEDLRAEILKTSDAVIEALADUGSCTTCSVHDGVWFEDQGLPAATVISTEFAKAARAQASALGADAYKTIMVPHPIQTLTRDEVRVLADKVFDEIVARLTTS
- a CDS encoding OB-fold domain-containing protein, which produces MANVEYRGMNLVIPENDSEWREHFKLARGHKLMLRGCKACGLMRYPPSHACPWCAALEWEWKEVSGKGHIYSYEVVHHAIQPGFKEWTPYAVVLVELDEQRGKPTADEALRIIANLVTPDGKPEAEAKVAIGKRVRVVFQDLAADFALPQFTLTDEPSVGRVWSLPGV
- a CDS encoding MFS transporter, producing the protein MRPAPFYGWVVVGAAFSVFFMAYGAQFSFGVFFSALLEEFGWSRGALSGAFALYAFGYSGLAAVSGRLTDRWGPHAVIATGGVFLGAGWIAMSATSAIWHPYVFYGVVAAVGMSTANVPCTATVARWFARRRGLATGLASAGGSFGAFCLPPIAQLLVSSVGWRRAYVIFGAAILVTLNLLAPFMKRDPEGLGFTPDGDPPAEANVVRPERGRDYTMRQAMRTRAFWVLFALFAATWIPVFAPLVHLVPLARGLGVDPLVAATLVSALGLAGILGRLILGGVSDRIGRRSAIGIGLLLQIAAFLGFAVAGALPGLYAASIAFGFSYGAVGSLFPAIVADFFGRRQAGSLVGLLFAMSGSMAALGPLGAGFIYDRTGSYGPAWVGSAALNVVALGLLAWARPPRRLELSLKEA